The Ptychodera flava strain L36383 chromosome 18, AS_Pfla_20210202, whole genome shotgun sequence sequence ttgaaaaagtgagTAGTTTAAACCGGGGGTGTCACGTTTTATGGTATGCCTTATCTGCCATCGAGACAAACGTACTCGGTACACTCAAAAACGTCAACAGAAGAGAGATGTCAGTTAGAATAGACTCAACGTCCACAAGTATCAGAAGTGAATGTTATCAATTGCGATCGCAAAGAACACGTGTAAACGGTCACACGACTGAGACACTGCAATAAGGTCTTGTGCCAAATTGTGGCGGAAAATAATCAAGATTGGTATAATTTTTATATCGACAATTTATTTCCGATATTTGATTTTTCGAAAAGTTGCTCACATTATTTAGTTGTTGACGTGCGGTGGGATAATAATGGGCAGGAACCCGGGACACTTCCTCGTTTATCGCCCTATAATATTTCCCATTTAAGTATATCAAGTATGTTTATGGATGGACAACCACTTGAATGCTATCTAAGCGGTCTTCGGAACGTGGCCATCAATTCTCTTAAGATGGTCCAATCACAAGGCGAAGTATACAATTTCACAGAGACAACTTTTGAGAGCCTTGCTGGCAGTGACCTGCAAGAGTTGGATATACGGTTCGCTctagataaaatctctacaaatTATTGTACTTTTCAGGGGCTGACACAACTAAAAGCATTATATTACGACTATGACCTCAGAGATGGTGCTTTCGTGTCACTGAATACCTCTCCGACTTGACAACATTTAGTTTGGCAggtaacaaatttaaaattttaaacagttATTGTCTGCCTTAGCACAACTGAATAATCTGAGAAATATTGATGTTAACAGAAACATGTTCACAGGGAAAATTCCTGAGAATGCGTTTTGGAAGTATGGATCTGTAACGTCTATTAATCTAAGCGGTAACAAGTTCAGTTCCATTAAATCTACGAGTTTCAGTTTCCTTTCCAATTTGCAACATTTGGATTCATCCGATAATGACTTAGGAATGGTGCCGAGTGGGGCATTACAAGCCCTAAAATCTAGTATCAAAGAGGCATTGAAAATTACAAGCATCCATTGATAAATCTCGGTAGTCTAACCAAGATAACGTTGAGCTCTTTTAAATTAAAAACTGTTGATTTAGCAGAAACTCCACGACTTGAAAATCTACAGACATTCGATTCTGATTTGTTTAAAGTCCCAGTCAATGAAGAATTATTACCAGAAAATCTCTTACTTGAACATCTAACAGGTTTAATCGTCTGGTTTTCCAAATTCGTCAGATTTGATCAAGAACGAGTAATACTCAACACtgaagtaataaatttacaGCCACGGCAATTTCTGAGAGTTCTTGAACTTGCAAACAACAATTTCAACGAGCTCAACTTCACACGTCTGAACGAGTTCAGAAGTTTCGTCCATTTATCTGTGGTAAATAACAGACTGTCAATCATTCATGGCATGCCCGATAAGTtaaataaactataaaacatgaCATAAAAAGTGTGTAGTTTAAACCGGGGGGTGTCACGTTTTATGGATGTCACGTTGGATGCCATATTTGtgagttcaaacccgattgaaaacgcCCTATTTTCTTAAATATAGCCTTGTGGGACATTTCAGTGTGCAAATGTGTTGTATTCAAAGATAACATAATCACCTGTTATGAGGCCATTTGAGGAATGTTCCCATTCGCCCATAAAGATATGTTGAGATTATGACCCAAATAAGTAATATCATTGTTTTGAGGAtatgttttccaatttttgtccaacatgtttttttcaggaaagttgtATCAGGGCTTCTATACATTAATCtggcaaaatataaatatacaaaGTTCTAACGGAAAATGTTGTATGTTTGcaatgttttaaatattttagtaaaaattttaagaaatcaaCGGAGATGGCCGCACCAACTTTCAGTACATGTGGATGAAATATCGGATTCACAAGGATATCATGAAGTATGGCCTGTTCTtataaatgtgtgtgtgtgttcaatTTCTATTAAAATTAATAGAGAGAAGTTTTTGATAGTTGTCATCTTTAAGAAATTATGTCATACTCCTTCACaagaatgaataaatggtcatgaccatttatttatTCTCGCGCTAGTttcatttatcgtgtctaaacCGGGGTCATGGTcaccattcattcattatcttttatctcgtatcaaacgaaattcatgaaaaatggccggctttgtccctttaaaaggcTGGCAGTACAACGTCGATATCaaccttgtcatatttacaACTGTTGACTAACAACTGACCAAATGCGTATTTGTGTCAGTATATCTATCTAGGGATATTTACtgcaatcatagaccctcgagaaaaacatgCCCGTGTGACGCAACTCTCAAATGTTTGAAACATTGcgtacaatacatgtacaggaGTACAGAAAGTCGGTCGTTAATAGCTTTTTCGATCAAAAGCAATATTTGTCGGACGTAACTACTAGTTAGTCCGATGTCTCAGCAAGCCCGCCATCGTAACGCTGGTATCTACATCAAGCAGGTGTGTGTAGGCGGCTTTGTTTCATTTCCTCACATCTGACTGCGTAATGCCTTTGCCTAAGTGCCTTCTAATCTACTGAGCAGAGTTGTTATTTGAATATAAATTTATCATAGCTTGTTGTGAATTGACAGCCctgtattttttatgatttgaaTTACATAACCATACACGGTCACGCTGTCGAGCGAAACAACACATCCGATGAGAAACATGTTCTTACATTAAGTGCGTTATTTACCATACCAGTGCACAGATATCACAGAGCCAGCCTACTCGGAGTAGTAATTTAAATAGAAATTTATAATAGCTTGTTCTGAGTTGACAACCATGTATTTCTATATGTTTGACGTTATCTGCAGTACACTTGGCTATGCTGTCGAACGAACCTACAGATCCCTtatgaaactaaatttttacacATATCACCGAGCCAGTTTACTCGAAAGAGAAAAGGGAGCGACTCTGCTTAAATTGACTGGACTCAGTGCCACGAGTATAAGACGTGAACACTGGCAGTTGCACTTCTGAAATCACGGATAAACGGCGCTTACATACACGCGCACATCGCTGCAGCACTGCTACTCGGCTGTATACCGAATAGTGACGGGAAACAACCATTATGGAAGACACACCAATTCTAATCAAAGGTACAAACTTTCGTGTCTGCATATTAGTAATATGCACTATCTGTATGCCTACTGCATCGAAGCAGGATGTAAAGTTTACCAGTCCACTCATGTCGACTGCACATATCGAGATTTGAGGGCTGTACCATCGAATTTGCCATCATCAACAACACATCTGGATCTCTCCGACAACCACATCAAGCGCCTGACCCAAAGATCCTTCAAGAATCTTCACTCACTAGAAGAGCTGACTATGTCCATTGATCAGGATCTCCATATTGATTCTGATACATTTGTGGGACTACATAGATTAAGGAGGCTGATATTCCCGCGCGATACCGGGAGCTGGGTAACATTTGGCAAGGGAACATTTAAACATCTCTCCAGTCTGCAAGAGCTTGAACTTCAAATCAGGACTTTCTCGCCAGATAATATGTTTTCCAATCTGATAAATTTATCCAGACTCACAATCAATATTACCCCTATGGATGTTAGGAATCCACATTCTGTAGATCTACCACTGTCACTGTTTCGAGGCCTAACAAATTTAGAAGAACTGAAACTTGTCGACCCGTTAGGCTCCTTTTTGGCAAGCCTTTCGAATGAATCGTTCAAAGATCTAGTAAAGCTTAAATCCATACATATTTCCTCAGATCATAGGGTCTTTAGCATTGTCGAAAAACTAGAAGCTCTGAAAAACATAGAAAAAATAGATATTAAATCTAGGGAAACTGTTGAAGTTAGCAAGCTTAACATTACCTTCCCACAGTTTCTGCGACTGAAAACAGTGAAGTTTCATGTGTTTCTCGATAATCAATCACCGATATTTGTTTTGTCGAAAAAGTGTTCACAGAACTTAGTTGCTCAAATGGAGTGGGATATTGCAGGGCACCAAGCAGGGTCACCTTATCGTTTGTGGCCTGGTAATGTTTCAGAGTTAGATTTACATACTAAGCATCGTACGAAGACGGATAGACAATCATTTGATTGCATTCTAAATGGTCTGCAAAACGTAACtatcaattttctttcaatttatcatgtactgGAAAAAAACAAAGAGCACAATCTCACGGATGCGACTTTTAAAAGCCTTGCTGGAAGTaacataaaaataatgtcaatgaCAGAAACCCTGGGTATTATAGCTCCTGACACCTTTATGTGGCTTCCACAACTCAATACATTGTATATGAACGATTGTGACCTTAGTGATAATGCTTTCGTATCATTGAATGGACCTTCAACTTTGACAACATTGTTTTTGAGAggcaacaaatttcaaaatttcaaaaagctCATGTCTGCACTTGCAAAATTGAATAACCTAAGAATCATCGATGTTAGCTACAACGTTTTTACCGGGAAAATCCCTGCATATGCTTTCCGGAAGCATCAATCACTTACTTCTATAAATCTAAGTGGTAACAAGTTTAAAGCTATTGACTCAAagagttttagttttctttcaaatttgcaatatttagATTTATCCCGTAATAACATAGACATGGTGCTAAACGGGGAGTTTCACGCTTTAAAAGTTTTAAACGAGCTCAAGCCTATGACAAATTCGTTGTTGTATCAAGGAGACACTGAAATAAGCGAGCGCCCGTTGAAATATCTGACCAGGCTCACCAGTCTAAAGTTGAGCTCTTTGGAATTAAATATTCTTGATTTAGCCGATACTCCGCAACTTGAACGTCTACACATATACGACACTAGTGAGATGTACGTAAATGATGTGTTATTCCCAGAAGACCTCCTACTTGAACATTTGACTGATTTAAAAGTAGAAAATGCCGAATTCGTCGACCTCGACAAAAAGCAAATAGTACTCAATActgaagtaataaatttaaaaCCTCGGCATTTTCTTAAAGTTCTTAAACTTTCGcacaataatttcaatgaactcAACTTCACAAGTCTGAACGCCTTTAGAAGCCTCATAGAATTGTCTGTGCCAAATAACAAACTGTCAATTATTCATGGCGTACCCGACAAGTTAAATAAATTAGAAACTTTGGATTTGTCAGGAAATTCTATCGCCGTTTTATCATCCGAAATGGTTACACTTCTGCCATccttaaaattgttaaaaattcaCAAGAATGCTTTCGACTGCTCTTGTAAAATGAAACCATTTAAAGATTGGTTGAGAAAAGATGAAAAAGTCTTTGTGCATTCGAGTTCCATTTCTAGTCATCGAAGCCTTTGTTCTTTACCACCTGCAAAATATAACGTTCCAATTGATTTGGTTGAATTGGGTTTGGAATGTAATTTAGTATTCTTGATTTCATTACCGTTAACATGTTTCGTCGTTCTAATGGTAATCATTGTCACACTTGTTTGGCGATTTCACTGGCACTTGCGTTTTATCTGTTTCTTAATCAAACTGAGACTGGGTGGATATCAGCTCCAAATCAATGAGGAACAACCAATCAATAAACGATATGACGCATTTGTTGTCTATAACCAACATGATAGCGATTGGGTCATCCACGAATTGGTACCAAATCTAGAGAATATTGATCCGCCTAACTTCAAACTCTGCATACACGAACGGGACTTTTTACCCGGTAAtgatatttttgagaatattcttGAACAGCAATCGAGAACTGCCAGAAAACCATGCTGATACTTTCTCCAGATTTTGCTGCGAGTGAAtggtgttactttgaaatgaggATGGCACAAAGTTGTCTATTTGAAGAGAAACGAGATATTATTGTAATGATATCGCTGAAAAGAATCCCTGATGATGGTATGCCTCGTATTTTAAGAAATATTCTCTTGACCAAGAGCTATCTGGAGTGGCCTGACAATGAAATGGGTAGGAGGCTGTTCTGGGAAAAGTTGAAAGTCGCGTTGAGATCAGAGAGTAGAGTAAATAGAGTCGCTAATTTTTAAGTGGATACAGCATTTCACAGTCAATTGCTGCATTCTGCTGGAATGCTATCGGTGATATGCAACAATCCGTTTTGTGAACAAGTGGGAATGagaagtgaaaatataatttccgGTAATGGCAGATTTCAATTAGAAAAATATGTCAACCACTCAACGCTAATAATGGACTCTAATTTTCGGTGTCTGAACGTTCGTGATTACTCAGTACTAATTTCGttattcaaactttccaaagttCTATGGACTTTTGAGTAGTGTGGAGAGCATGTATTTGAATACGTAGCCTCCTTGACTGTCTTTTTACAGCTTCACTAATCGAGTTTGCTCATGTTTCTACCGGTTCTTCATATAGGGTGTAAGATACACAAGAAGTTGTATACATCAAGAGTGATTTTGCCTATTTGAGTTAAGAATTCATATCTCAAAGGTTTAATTTAGCTTCAGTTCACAATTTCACTTAAACAGTGGTTTCGTATGATGTACTGTTTCATAGTGTTTCATAGATCGTTGGTACTTTGCTTGTTTACTTTTATGGCATTTCGTAAGTTAGCAGACGATACACTTTTACGTCCTTCTTTTAGACATGATACACCACAAGTTATATGACGTTTAACAATGGCAGGGGTCATTATGTAAGTGGATCAATTAGTCTTCTTCCCCTTTTACATCCACATTATTTTCAAAGCACATTTTAAGGGATTTCCGTTTGAGCTTGTCAATTAAAGTATAAATAAAGCATAACAATGTACAAATTGGTTCACAGCTGATGATATTCGCCATATATTTTACTAATgtaatggagagagagagagagagagagagagagagagagagagagagagagagagagagagagagagagagagagagagagattgaagTTGTGGGGGAAGTTGGTCGACATTAACAACCACATGTACAGACAGCTAGTGATGTTGAACATAGAAACTGGCTTGGATTAGAAAGTTATTTTTTGATCCAACATCAAAGTTGTGAAAACCATATGACATTTAAAATCTGTGACAGAATGTTAATATCAATTAGTTAGAGAACATTAAGAATTTTGAGCATTGTATAATTACAAAATCCTGTAAGACGTCGGTACAAATCGAGGTGCAGTTATCACTTGCAGTTTCTTCTTCAAAGATTATTGTCTTTCAAGGCTGGGTGAGCTGTCTGTCTCATGCCTGCATAAACAAATGCTCATTTACTTCCTAATCGTTCTGTTATTTTAGAATTTTGAACTTTAATTATGACTAGCAGTTTcgttttgttgtaaaatgttTCAACCCAGATTCGCATGTAGGTGTGGTGTGTCATAACTGTGCTGTTTCCGCTCGTTTATTTTGCCTGTACAGATAGAATAAAAACAGAGTTCGTGAAGTGTGAGTTTTGTTAGAGTTTGTTGGTAATATCAGACACCTCGCAAGTAGAAGTGACTGGTGAAAGTAATTTAATAGCCGTTCTTATCAATAGCTTGTGGTCTAACAAAGAAAATAGTTGTATCGATGAATGATACACAGAGTCATAGCAATACGTTTGTGGAAAGCTAACATGTCATGTTTATGAATTGTTGTGTTGCTGTTTCGAAAAACAGCATACAACACTAATAAGGAACTGAACAGAAATAAGAGAAGGTGAGGCTCCCTGTTTACAGCAGGATATGTGAAAAATGCCTTGCATTACATTCTTTGACCTAGCCTTTGTTAATTGCTGAATCAAGTCAACAATTCTTGACATTACCTGAGTGGCATCGTATGTGATTTACAGTACCTCAAAGCATAATCCAAACTAAGGGACTTACTGTAATTTGTGTTTACATACCATGCGTCCACACAGTGTACATCAATTCGGGAAGACCAAATAATCGAACCTTGATGATATGAAATGTTCATTCACAGTGTTCATATTATAATCAAGTTCACGAGTAAAGAATTATAAAGATTacacttcgtctcgtgtctgacgcagcacaaatgacactcatgctgatacgacacaggaacaggcgatattgggtaataacctctaagtagCTATTTAGATATTTCCCTTttcgaaatattattttttctaaatattATAGAGTTATTAGACTGTATATCTTTTTCTATGCAAGTGTACCCGTTCCAAAGTGATAGCTACTGTAGACGTACGTCCTATATAAGTACATGATTAATTAGTATCGTTCTTGAAATAAATCTGTATGAAATTTACGCTTTTAATAATGGAGTATCAGGAGGGTAAAGTGCTTGTACACTTGTTTAAGCTCACATTATCCACATACTCTATTCCTACATTGCTGTTATATGTAAGGGCGCAGGACATCAAATGTAACCATCCGAAAAAAGGACGTAAAGTAGGGGTAGTTTGCCGACCTCCATATCTTATGAAAACATGAACTATGCTGATCAAACAGGGCTTTAGGCCTATAACCGCAGATCGCATTAAGGATTAAGCTCAATAGACAATAAAGAGAAATGTACGCTTTGTTTACGTACCCTGTGATCTGCCTGAGTTCTTTCACATTTAGGCGTCAACTATGAGACCGTAGGACATGTGGTAAAAAAACTCTCACGTGCCGAGCGAAACGTCTACCACACAACGCAACCGtgatgctttttgaaaatataccgACATGAATGGTAACCGGAAAAGGTGTGCCATCATGGAAACGAAAGTATGTGCCTTGCTAATctagtcacagtccctccacagaggCGGGACCATTATCTggcaaaatatataaaaattctTTCCCTTTATGATCCATCCAAAAGGCTTGCACAGCTTCAGCGTCATCCTTATTGTAAGTTTTATCGTAGACCAAGCCTTGTTATCATGATTTGGTCACACCGCCTCTCCTGGAGTATTTACTGTGCTGCTGCACATAAAGAGGGACCAACCCTCAAATCGTCCGTTCATCCAATAAACGGCCGAAGGCCTTGATACGTTACATGTATAAAGCTGTCTTGAATTCAAGGTTTTCTATTGAAGAAATCTCCCGATTCTCAGACTTTGTCCAACAAGTGAATAGTTTGAAAATCTATATGTTTGGATTTCTTGACTTGAGACTTACGTACAAAGAGGTATGAATAAAGGCGGCCCATTTGACCAAAAACATGTTGCTCTATCTCTTTCTCAGAGAAGATATCTCCTATACATTTGGAAATGTGCAGAGAAGCGAGAGTGAAAACTGACCATAACATTTTCAAATCGGAATCAGTTTATGTCCTACTCGAGGAATGTGGTTCCCTTGTCAAATTTCTTTTAAGTTAGATGTAATACAGTTCCTGCATGTATATTTCGGTGCAAAACCCTGATACTTATTGGTTGTTTGAAGTTATCTGTACTACGCAATGATACACTGGGAAGCTAACCGCTACATCCGTTGCGAAACTGGTTTTTATTATCTAGGTAAAGAGTGTGATTATAACCCAGGGGTTGTCACGCTTTCTAATATGTCATCGAAACAAACGAAGTCGGTACACTCGAGAACCTACACAGCAGGGAGAGGTCAATCAGAACAGACTCAGCGTCCACACGTatcagaagtgaatgttgttACTGTAATCGCGATCGTGAAAGGCTTGTGTTAACGGTCACACCACTGCGACACTGTAACAAGGTCTTATGCTCAATTGTGACGGAAAACAACATGAAAGGTATATCCATTCTAACGACATCGACAGATTCCTACTTTAATCTATGCCTATTAGTTGTAGGCATAGTTTTCGCCCCTCCTGCATCGGAAGCAGGATGTAAAGTTTACCAGTCCACTCATGTCGACTGCACATTTCGAGGTTTGACGGCAGTTCCCACGAATTTGCCATCATCAACAACACACCTGAATCTCTCTTACAACGACATCACGAAGCTTACACCGAGCTGCTTTGAAAATCTTCATTCACTGGAAGAGCTGACCATGCAGATATCTGAAGATTTAAATGTTGATTCGCACACATTCAACCGACAACGCAAGCTCCGGTCTTTGATATTCCCATGCAGCGGCTGCGTAACATTCGGCAAGGGAACATTTAGACCTCTCTCCAGTCTGCAAACACTTGATGTTGGAATCAAGACTTTCTTGAACGCGACAGATGACATGTTTTCCAGTCTAATCAATTTATCCAAGCTGACGATACGAAGACCATCTTtcgatgtaaaatatccatattCTGTCCTTCTACCATCGTCACTGTTTCGAGGCCTGAAAAATTTAGAACAACTCACTGTCATCGGCTCGTCGGGTTCGTCGTTGGAAAACTTTTCGAGTGAATCTTTCAAGGATCTAGTAAGACTTAAAATCATTGATTTCGATATAGATCGATTGAAATGTGACGATATCAAAAACCTAAGGCCTTTGAAAAACCTAGAAATTATGCAATTCAACAGCATTACTGCGGGAGAACATTGTAATCTCACTTTCTCACATTTTCCACGGCTAAGAGAAGTTAAATTCGATACTATGTATATCGATAGTCCATTACCGATATTTAATTGGTCCAAATCTTTTCTACATAATTTACGATTATATGTTGAAGTGCAGTGGAATAACAATGGGCGACAAGACAAGACACTTACTCGTTTGTGGCGGACTAATGTTTCACATTTAAGTATTGGAATAGCTGGACTAAACAGAATTGATTTACCTTCATTTAAGTACATGTTAAATGGTCTCCAAAACGTAAATATATATTCTCTTGATGTGTCTTACTTactgaatttcaaagaaaaagacaATCACACAGAGACAATTTTTGAAAGCCTTGCTGGAAGTAATGTTCATGAGCTCGATATATCTGGAACAGCTCTGAGTGTAAATATTGCTCCAAATACCTTTCAGTGGTTGACACAACTCGAAACACTACGTATGAATTCGTGTCACCTGGATGATGATTTTTTCGTATCATTTAATGTCCCTCTGACTTTGACAACATTGATTTTAAGTAAAAacaaattccaaaatttaacaAAGCTCATGTCCGGACTATCAGATCTGAACAATCTCAGATACATTAATATACGGGCAAACATGTTTACTGGGAGAATCCCTCAATATGCTTTTCGGAACCATCGATCACTAACTTCTATCGATCTCACCGAGAACAATTTTCAATCTATTGACCTGAAGAGTTTTAGTTTCctttcaaatttgaaacatttagATTTATCCTATAACAACATAGAAATGGTGCCTAATGGAGCATTTCACGCTCTACAATCTTTGAACACGCTCCGGCTTAATAATAACCCACTCGCATACATAGAAGAAACTGGAAAAAGCAATTACCCGTTTAAAAATCTAGGCAACCTCACCGTGCTAGCTCTGAGCACTTTAGTATATAACAATGATTTAATAGACACACCACGTCTTGAAAATCTACACATAGAAGATAATGGGCAGGCTTGCTATACAACGGTATTTCACAACACCTTCCCACTTAAACATCTGACAGTTTTAACCATAAAACACGCCGACTTCATTAATCTTTACAGCACAGAAACAACCATCAATACAAAAGTAATAAATGTACAACCCCGAAGATTTCTCAGAATTCTTCGACTTCCCTTCAACAATTTCTACAAACTCGACTTTTCAAGTCTGAACGAGTTTCGAAACCTTGAAGAATTGTCTATCGAACACAATAAATTATCTGTCATTCACGGTGTACCCGACAAGTTAAATAAattagaaatattaaaattgtcaGATAATTTGATCACGGTAATATCTCCAGAAATGCTCACTCTTCTTCCGTCGTTGAGATTGTTGGAAGTCAACCATAATCCTTTTGACTGTTCGTGTAAACTGAAACCGTTTAAAGATTGGTTGAGTCACGATAGAAAAGTTATTGTTTATTCCCCTGGTATAGCTAATTCGGGAAAAACTTGTTCTTCGCCGCCAGAAAAATGCAGTACTCCTGTAGATCTGGTTGAACTGGGCTTTGAATGTGATTTagtattcataatttcatttgCGGTGACATGTTCCGTAGGTGTTGTGATAGTCACCGTCATAATGGTGATGAGATTTCACTGGCACATGCGCTTTGCTTACTTCCACATTAAACTAAGACTAGGTGGATATCAGCTCCAAATCAATGATGAGGAACAACCAATCAATAAACGATATGACGCATTTGTTGTTTACAACCAACATGACAGCGATTGGGTCATACATGAATTGGTCCCTCTTCTGGAGAAAATTGATCCGCCtaatttcaaactctgcatacaTGAACGGGATTTCATACCCGgtaatgatatttttgataaCATTCTTGATAGTATCGAGCAGAGCAAGAAAACCATGCTGATACTGTCTCCAGATTTTGCTGCGAGTGAAtggtgttactttgaaatgaggATGGCACAGAGTTGTCTTTTTGAACAGAAACGAGATGTCATTGTAATGATATCACTGAAAAATATCCAAGATGACGATATGCCTCGTATTTTACGAAACATTCTGTTAACCAAAAGCTATCTAGAGTGGCCTGAAAATGACATTGGTAGAAGACTCTTCTGGGAAAAGTTGAAAGTTGAACTGAGGTCAGACAGTAGAGTAAACAGAGTGGCTAACCTGTGATTACACGTAAGAAGGCGTATCGACGTATCTCAGTAGATTGACGCATTCTGAAatactttttaatttttactaCTATTTTTGTTTCTAAATCAGGGGAAATGCTATGTGAAATTATCCATGGAATGTAGCCTCATTATCTGCATAACTTAGCATTAATATCTGTTTTACAGGAGCTACAACTTTCGACATTACACGGAAATAAGGTATTCAGTATTGAAACGTTATAATATCCTCTGTATTACTTATGTATCACAGACGTTCCAACGTTCTATGAAATTTTTAGAAGTGAGATTAGCATTTATTTTAACAAACAAGTATCCTGAACAATCTTCTTCAAATATTTGTTCTTGCTGATATTCTGAAGAATTGTCACAACTTCACTCATTCTACTTTGTTTCTATACACGTTCTTAGGTTAGCAGAAGGCCTATTTCGATTAATTGTCTATTGTACAAGGTTCATAAGAAGTTGTAGGCATTGACAGTGATTTTGCCTACACTTGTTTAATTTCGTATTTGTGATTTAAACAGGTTCTTGGTATAAAAGTAGTCTTGCACAGAGTTTTGACTGAATGATTTACCATATCATTGACACAAATCATGGAATAATTGTTAActctattttcaaattgttttgccATTTCTCAAGTCAGCAGACGATA is a genomic window containing:
- the LOC139117673 gene encoding toll-like receptor 4, whose protein sequence is MHYLYAYCIEAGCKVYQSTHVDCTYRDLRAVPSNLPSSTTHLDLSDNHIKRLTQRSFKNLHSLEELTMSIDQDLHIDSDTFVGLHRLRRLIFPRDTGSWVTFGKGTFKHLSSLQELELQIRTFSPDNMFSNLINLSRLTINITPMDVRNPHSVDLPLSLFRGLTNLEELKLVDPLGSFLASLSNESFKDLVKLKSIHISSDHRVFSIVEKLEALKNIEKIDIKSRETVEVSKLNITFPQFLRLKTVKFHVFLDNQSPIFVLSKKCSQNLVAQMEWDIAGHQAGSPYRLWPGNVSELDLHTKHRTKTDRQSFDCILNGLQNVTINFLSIYHVLEKNKEHNLTDATFKSLAGSNIKIMSMTETLGIIAPDTFMWLPQLNTLYMNDCDLSDNAFVSLNGPSTLTTLFLRGNKFQNFKKLMSALAKLNNLRIIDVSYNVFTGKIPAYAFRKHQSLTSINLSGNKFKAIDSKSFSFLSNLQYLDLSRNNIDMVLNGEFHALKVLNELKPMTNSLLYQGDTEISERPLKYLTRLTSLKLSSLELNILDLADTPQLERLHIYDTSEMYVNDVLFPEDLLLEHLTDLKVENAEFVDLDKKQIVLNTEVINLKPRHFLKVLKLSHNNFNELNFTSLNAFRSLIELSVPNNKLSIIHGVPDKLNKLETLDLSGNSIAVLSSEMVTLLPSLKLLKIHKNAFDCSCKMKPFKDWLRKDEKVFVHSSSISSHRSLCSLPPAKYNVPIDLVELGLECNLVFLISLPLTCFVVLMVIIVTLVWRFHWHLRFICFLIKLRLGGYQLQINEEQPINKRYDAFVVYNQHDSDWVIHELVPNLENIDPPNFKLCIHERDFLPGNDIFKTMLILSPDFAASEWCYFEMRMAQSCLFEEKRDIIVMISLKRIPDDGMPRILRNILLTKSYLEWPDNEMGRRLFWEKLKVALRSESRVNRVANF
- the LOC139117674 gene encoding toll-like receptor 2 type-2 → MVMRFHWHMRFAYFHIKLRLGGYQLQINDEEQPINKRYDAFVVYNQHDSDWVIHELVPLLEKIDPPNFKLCIHERDFIPGNDIFDNILDSIEQSKKTMLILSPDFAASEWCYFEMRMAQSCLFEQKRDVIVMISLKNIQDDDMPRILRNILLTKSYLEWPENDIGRRLFWEKLKVELRSDSRVNRVANL